TATCGAGCGCTACCTTCAGCGTATGCTCGTTTCTTGCCGGACCTGCATACAGCCAGAGCATCTTGCGCATGGCGTCCTCAAACTTCCGATGCGAAAGGGCGCCGGAGCCGCATAGCGGCGCAAATGTCCTCTGCTTCAACTCTTTGATCTGGGACATATCTAAAGGTTTACTCTTCAGCTCGCGGGAATATTCGGCAGCTACTTTGCCGGAGAGATAACCGCCGGTGGTGCAGATATGCGTGCACCGCATCTGGTCGGCACAGTCTCCGGCCGCGAACAACCCCGGAAGCGTTGACTTGGTTTCTTCGTCTATCATGATGCCGCTTGAGCAGATTTCTGAAGGCCCGCCCTGCATGCCTTCAGACGCCATGAGCTCCAGCATGTCTTTTCTCAGGTTTATTCCTTTCTGTTCTATAAAATCGGGCAGTGTATCCTTGTCGTATCCGAGGGTTTTGTACAAATGCGTCATATCCTTATCCGGCAGGTGGCGGCAGTCGACATATATCGGCCCTCTTCCTTCTGAAATCTCCTTCATTACGCCTTCGACCAGCTTCGATCGTGGAGCCCTGTTCCCCAGCGCGTGGTACCTGAGCATGAACTCCTCGCCTGTAGCATTAACGATCTTGCCTCCCATGCCTGTCAAGGCGTTGAGGCCGGCTGCGCTGAAACCTCTTGGGACCAGCGTTATTCTGACTATTTCCATATTGGCGAGTTGGGCGCCTGCTTCAAAGGCCATCATCTGGGCAGCACCGGTATTCGCCGGGCATTGCCATGTGTTGAAAGGCATCCCTGTGGGGTTTTCGAATATCCGGTTTGTGTTCCCGGTAGCAAGAATGATCGATTTGGCCTTGATGATGTAGAAGGTGCCTGTTCTGATATTGAAGCCGACTGCGCCGACCACTTGATCTTCGCTGGTGAGAAGCCCTGCGATAGCGCATTTCTCCAGCGTCCTGCAACCGAGGCGTCTCGCCTCTCTGGCGAGCAGGGGTTTCAGATGCTTGCCGTTGAAATTGATCATGTAGGGGCCCGGCAGGCCGAAGGAGGTCGTTCTGTAGTACGTGCCGTCCTGCTGTTTGAGTGTGCAGCCTATGCGGTCCATGCGCTCGACGGCTGCATCCAGTTCCCGGCAGAAGACGGCGTTCTGTACGCTCAAGTTGACCGCTCCGCGCGCCACTCTGCCCGCCCATTCCAGATACGCTTCCCTGGTGTCCCAGGAATCGGTCCCCAGATACGCCATGAAGTGGTCCACTCCGCCTGCTATGGCTCCACAGCGGTTTATGGAACTCTTGTCGGCAATGAGAACCCTCGCTCCCTTCTCGGCAGCACCTATCGCGGCATTGTTGCCAGCGAGTCCTCCGCCGACCACGAGCACATCGGTCCCGATGACCTCACCAAAATATTCAATTGTCTTTGCCATTAATTCCCCCCAGAAAGCTCCGTACTACGCCCGTAGCCCGACGGACGGTGCTAATGTCAGACAATCATACTACATACTGGACCGGCAGAAGAAGTCAAGAAAAAAAGCTGTTATCTCGGGGTTGGAAAAGCTACTTTACACGCGATACTTTCAGGGTCAGGAGATTGTAACTATCCGGGCAATTGAAGAGAGTCTCATCAGTGCCCCACGGATAGGACCCTTGGAACTGCATCACGTTAAGGGTGGGAAAGAGCGCATGATAAAGCCAGCCGCACATACCGGCCGTATCCCAGCAGTTGACATCAAACGTATCGCCGACTTTGTGTCCCGCATTGCAGGTGCCCTTCAGTCCCACCACTTCGGCCCTTAGTTTGATTCCTAATCCCGGGTCTTTAGCCATCGCTTCCTCCTTATTTTCAGATTCTGTCTTCCGCTTCCCGCGTCCGAGCGCGGAGCGCGGTCGTCCATCATCTATTTTTCGCTCCGCACTCCCACAACGACCTTATACAGCACACTGATGACGAGGAAGCCGCATGCCCAGATGCCGGCAGTGATCAATGTCTCGGGTAGTGTGGGCACATAGGTCGTGATCTCGCCCAGAGGAGAAGGAATAAATCCAGGTACTATCAGACCGAGACCCTTGTCAATCCATATGGCCACAAAGGCGGCGAGACATGAGACAAAGAGTATGGGCTCTCTCTTTCTCGTCGCAGGGTTGAGAAGCAGGATAAATGCTATACCGATCAGCGTCAGTGAACTCCATGTCCACGGCACCAGGCTGGAGTGGCCGGACAAGCCGAAGAGCAGATACTCGAAATGCTCTTTATGCTCCGGCACGCTGCTGTAGAAGACGGTAAACAGCTCAACCAACAGGAAGAAGATTGTGATCGCGAGAGCATAGGTAGCGATCTGTGCCACTTTCTGGACGGCTTCCTTTCCGGCGTCAAGACCGGAAAATCTTTTAAGGATCAGGCTGATCATGATGAGAAGTGCAGGCCCTGATGCGAACGCTGAGGCGAGGAAACGGGGCGCAAGAAGGGCGGTCAGCCAGAATGGCCGTGCTCCGAGACCCGAGTAGATGAACGCGGTGACCGTGTGAATACTTATTGCCCAGGGGATAGAGACATACACCAGGGGCTTGGCCCATCGAACAGGTGGTTCCCCTTTGTGTTCTGCGTCCAGTGATGCCCAGCCGATCAGCAGATTAAGGAACAGGTATCCATTAAGCACGATCATGTCCCAGAAAAGGAGAGATCTTGGCGAAGGATAGAGGAGTACATTCAACACACGGGCAGGCTGGCCCAGGTCCACAAAGATAAAGAGGACTGACATTATCACAGCGCCCACGGCGAGGAATTCGCCAAGCACAGTCATCTTTCCGAATTCCCTGGTGTGATGGAGATAGTAAGGCAGTACGACCATCACCGCTGACGCAGCAACACCCACGAAGAAGGTGAAGTTGGCGATGTAGAGACCCCACGAGACGTTCCTGCTGAGGCCTGTCACTGAAAGCCCGAGGTTCCATTGGTGGAGATATGAGAGAAAACCGACTCCGATGACCACAAGGAGGAATGCCAACCAACTCCAGTAACTGCGGCTTCCAGAAAACGCCTTCTCAATCATACAAACAGACTCCAGACCTCAGACATCAAACCTTAAACCTTAAACGCCTTACATAAGATAGTAAACATTGGGTCCTGTACCCAGGGAAGGTTTCCTCTGGAGCACGAATCGTCCTTCGAGGAGTCTCCTGATCTCTGCTGCAGGATTGTTAAGATCACCGAAGTGAAGGCCTTTGTCCTTACACGCCTCGACGCACGCCGGTATCTGTCCCTTGGCAAGCCTTTCCTCGCAGAAATTGCACTTCTCCACCACTCCTCTGGTCCTCGTGGGAAAAGACTCGTTTATTGCCTGAATCGCGGGACGCGGATCCGACCAGTTGAAGCTGCGCGCACCATAGGGGCAGGCTGCCATGCAGTACCGGCACCCGATACACCGGTGGTAGTCCATCATGACAATCCCATCCTCTTCCCTCTTGAAGGTGGCCTTCGTCGGGCAAACAGACACGCAGGGAGGGTTATCGCAGTGGTTGCAGAGAACGAGCACGGGTCTGCGCTTGATATCGTCCCTGGTAAACGGCCGCACCTGTTCCTGGAAGACTTCCGCAAACGGCGCATTCCATATCCATTTGATCTCCCGCTTTGGATCCTGGAATGAGGGCACGTTGTGAATGCGGTGGCACGCCGCGATACACTCAGCCCGGTCTTTATCATCCACGGATGCATGAAGATCCACAAGCATTGCCCATCTCTTCTTTGCGGATGCAGCCGAGGGCGCAGTCGGAGCAGAGAGCAGGGCGTATGCAGGCCTAAGCGTGAACCCGGCAATCACCAGCCCCCCGATTCTTAAAAAGCTTCTCCTGTTGAGGCTCACTTGCGCGCCTCCTTAGGGAAGTTGTGACAGTCCCAGCAATAGGGCTGAACGTTCATGTAGTCGTGGCAACGGTCGCAGAACTTCGCCTTGTTGGAATGGCACTGGGTTAGACACGTATTTGTGAGGCTCATCGCGTATTCTTTTCCGGCCGAGGATACGTATGTTCTTCTGCCGTCCCTTACAACCGTTTCTTTCCAGGCATTCAACAGATCCACGTGGCTGGTGCGCATGTACTGAGTCGATTCCACGCACTCTTTCTGACCGCCGGGCGGCAACTCCAGTTTCGGCGCTCCCTCTGCGTTCCTGTTAAGCCAACCATACCAGATCGGCAGAGTGCCCACTCAGAGGAAGATTAGAATGATTCCAAATACCAGTTTCTTGTTATACATCAGACGTTAAAGTCCGAATCTCTAATGTCGAAATCCTAAATAGTTTCAAATATCGAATATTCAAAACATAAGACGTAGACCAACAATGGCGCTGTTTTGAACCTTTGACTTCGACATCGTTTAGGATTTCGATATTAGGATTTAGAATTTTACTCCCTCCCTTGCTCATGACTCTCTGGTGCCGGTTGGTCCGTCTGTGCCAGCGGCTCGCCTCTCAAGTCGTTCGTGCGGGTTTCGCCTTTCATCACCAGTGCGTTGCCGACAAGTTCATGCACCCCGCATACTTCCACACCTGGCACCCAGTATTCGAAGAGTGGCGGAAGCGAAGCCTTATCAATAGCGCAGAGACATGCGACCATATTTACGCCATGCCGTTCCTTGACGTGCTTCACGGCGTTGGCTCGTGGAAAGCCTCCCCTCAGTCTCATCTCCATGTTTTCATCGGCTCCGAGCCCTGCACCGCTCCCGCAGCAGAAAGTCTTTTCCTTGATGGTATTTTCGGGCATGTCGTAGAAGTGGTTGCAGACGTTCTGCAGAATGTACCTCGGCTCAACATAGAGCCCTATGGCACGCGCCGGGTTGCAGGAGTCATGGAAGGTTACCCTCCAGCGGTCATTGCGTGAGGGATCGAGTTTCAGCTTCTTATTCTTTATGAGGTCAGACGTGAATTCAGTGATGTGCACCATCTTGGTCGAGCGGGCGTGCTCGAACCTTGTGCCCGTGATGGGCGAGACCGGCTCTTCAAGAAAATTTGCAGGGCCATTGAACGTGTCCATATACTGATGGATGACGCGCCACATGTGGCCACATTCCCCGCCCAGGATCCACTTGACGCCAAGCCTGCGTGCCTCCGCGTAAATTTTGTGGTTGAGGCGTTTGGCTAATTCCGACGAATGAAAGAGACCAAAGTTACCACCCTCCGAAGCATAGGTGCTCCATGTGTAATCGAGCCCGATCTCGTGGAAGAGCATCAGGTATCCGAGGAAGGTATGCCAGTGGGGGCTTGCGAAATAATCGGCAGAGGGCGCGACGAAAAGTATCTCTGCCCCTTTCTTGTTTATAGGCACATCGATCGAAGTACCCGTAAGATCCTTGAGCTCGTCCACGGCAAATTCGAAGGTCTGTTTGAAGGCATGCGGTGGAATGCCGAGGTGGTTTCCGGTTCTGAAAGAGTTCGAAGCAGGTTCCACGACCCATTGAATGTTGCAGCCGACAAGGTTGAGAAGCTCCCTGGCGAACATGGT
The sequence above is drawn from the Syntrophorhabdales bacterium genome and encodes:
- a CDS encoding (Fe-S)-binding protein produces the protein MAEEKLKPEEMLNIDYQPADRDWLLASASFKKGTYSYAAPLKHQKYLDLPNQREWNPSDADWKLPDNWREIILGGMERLLKRHRSFKLFLDICVRCGACADKCHYFLGSGDPKNMPVLRAELLRSVYRRYFTVAGKIFGRLAGARDLTEDVLKEWFYYFFQCSECRRCSVYCPYGIDTCEITMFARELLNLVGCNIQWVVEPASNSFRTGNHLGIPPHAFKQTFEFAVDELKDLTGTSIDVPINKKGAEILFVAPSADYFASPHWHTFLGYLMLFHEIGLDYTWSTYASEGGNFGLFHSSELAKRLNHKIYAEARRLGVKWILGGECGHMWRVIHQYMDTFNGPANFLEEPVSPITGTRFEHARSTKMVHITEFTSDLIKNKKLKLDPSRNDRWRVTFHDSCNPARAIGLYVEPRYILQNVCNHFYDMPENTIKEKTFCCGSGAGLGADENMEMRLRGGFPRANAVKHVKERHGVNMVACLCAIDKASLPPLFEYWVPGVEVCGVHELVGNALVMKGETRTNDLRGEPLAQTDQPAPESHEQGRE
- the nrfD gene encoding NrfD/PsrC family molybdoenzyme membrane anchor subunit, whose protein sequence is MIEKAFSGSRSYWSWLAFLLVVIGVGFLSYLHQWNLGLSVTGLSRNVSWGLYIANFTFFVGVAASAVMVVLPYYLHHTREFGKMTVLGEFLAVGAVIMSVLFIFVDLGQPARVLNVLLYPSPRSLLFWDMIVLNGYLFLNLLIGWASLDAEHKGEPPVRWAKPLVYVSIPWAISIHTVTAFIYSGLGARPFWLTALLAPRFLASAFASGPALLIMISLILKRFSGLDAGKEAVQKVAQIATYALAITIFFLLVELFTVFYSSVPEHKEHFEYLLFGLSGHSSLVPWTWSSLTLIGIAFILLLNPATRKREPILFVSCLAAFVAIWIDKGLGLIVPGFIPSPLGEITTYVPTLPETLITAGIWACGFLVISVLYKVVVGVRSEK
- a CDS encoding 4Fe-4S dicluster domain-containing protein — protein: MSLNRRSFLRIGGLVIAGFTLRPAYALLSAPTAPSAASAKKRWAMLVDLHASVDDKDRAECIAACHRIHNVPSFQDPKREIKWIWNAPFAEVFQEQVRPFTRDDIKRRPVLVLCNHCDNPPCVSVCPTKATFKREEDGIVMMDYHRCIGCRYCMAACPYGARSFNWSDPRPAIQAINESFPTRTRGVVEKCNFCEERLAKGQIPACVEACKDKGLHFGDLNNPAAEIRRLLEGRFVLQRKPSLGTGPNVYYLM
- a CDS encoding FAD-binding protein, coding for MAKTIEYFGEVIGTDVLVVGGGLAGNNAAIGAAEKGARVLIADKSSINRCGAIAGGVDHFMAYLGTDSWDTREAYLEWAGRVARGAVNLSVQNAVFCRELDAAVERMDRIGCTLKQQDGTYYRTTSFGLPGPYMINFNGKHLKPLLAREARRLGCRTLEKCAIAGLLTSEDQVVGAVGFNIRTGTFYIIKAKSIILATGNTNRIFENPTGMPFNTWQCPANTGAAQMMAFEAGAQLANMEIVRITLVPRGFSAAGLNALTGMGGKIVNATGEEFMLRYHALGNRAPRSKLVEGVMKEISEGRGPIYVDCRHLPDKDMTHLYKTLGYDKDTLPDFIEQKGINLRKDMLELMASEGMQGGPSEICSSGIMIDEETKSTLPGLFAAGDCADQMRCTHICTTGGYLSGKVAAEYSRELKSKPLDMSQIKELKQRTFAPLCGSGALSHRKFEDAMRKMLWLYAGPARNEHTLKVALDKLEQLEKHYGEIRAQGYHELMRISEGYQILQVGKMMCHASLARKETRFNVYHHRTDYPETNPAFDGQIIVQKSGNEIKTWLKKLDYDTMPGK
- a CDS encoding TIGR04076 family protein — encoded protein: MAKDPGLGIKLRAEVVGLKGTCNAGHKVGDTFDVNCWDTAGMCGWLYHALFPTLNVMQFQGSYPWGTDETLFNCPDSYNLLTLKVSRVK
- the dsrJ gene encoding sulfate reduction electron transfer complex DsrMKJOP subunit DsrJ; translated protein: MGTLPIWYGWLNRNAEGAPKLELPPGGQKECVESTQYMRTSHVDLLNAWKETVVRDGRRTYVSSAGKEYAMSLTNTCLTQCHSNKAKFCDRCHDYMNVQPYCWDCHNFPKEARK